The window CGGCGTTGATCAGCACCTGCTTGACGTACTGCTGGGTGATCGACGAGCCGCCCTGCGCCACGCCGCCGGTGGTCATGTTCTTGAGCAGGGCGCGGGCCGTGCCCTCGATGTCGATCGGGCCGTGCTCGTAGAAGCGGAAGTCCTCGATCGAGATCAGCGCCGTCCGCATGATGGGCGCGACCTTGTCGAGCGACACCGACTCGCGGTTTTCGAAGTAGAACCGCGCGATCTGCTTGCCGTTGGCGTCGCGCAGCAGGGTGCGCTCCGAGAGCGGAGGCTCGTCGAGCGGCTCCGGCTTCAGGTTGAGCTGTTCCATCCCGCTCTTGGCGGCGACGCCGGCGCCGCCGACGGCGGGCAGCGCCACGGCAGCCGTGAGCACGCCTGCGGCCGCTCCGGCGGCGATCAGGCGCACGACGTTCACGATCGGAGAGGAACGATCTTTACCCTGAGCTTGCACAGCACCAAGGGTACGTCGAAAGAGTGGCCTTATCGGTAACTGGGCCCCATTTCGCCTTGACTGGTAGGGGTGACTAGTCATTCCCGGTCAACACTGGCGCGAGAAATTGGTCCTCTGGGGTCTGTCGGCCCGAACGTCTCGTTGCGTACGTTCTCCCTGCGGCAACTGAATACGGAGGCTCGGCGCCCGCGCCCGTCGGCCCCAAATGACGACTGACCACCTAAGGGGAGTGGGGTCGAAAAATGTGGATCACGGATTGGACCTCCCGTGCCGCCTGTCGAGGTGCGGACCCGGACGCACTGTTCGTCCAGGGGGCCGCTCAGAACAGGGCAAAGCTGATCTGCCGAGGATGCCCGGTCCGTACCGAATGCCTCGCCGATGCGCTGGACAACCGCATCGAGTTCGGGGTGTGGGGCGGTATGACCGAACGCGAGCGTCGGGCGCTGCTGAGGCGGCGGCCGGACGTGGACTCATGGCGCGACCTGCTTGAGTCCGCCAAGGAAGAGTACGAACGCACCAATGAGCTGATCGCGGGCTGACCGGCCCGCGAGTACGGCCGGCGTACCACGCCGGCCGTACTCATGTGCCTGCCAGGAGCTCCCCGATCCGGCGCAGACCCGTCAGGTCGTGGACGTCCTCGGACATGGCGCGGACCTGGACGACCGGGACCGTCGGGTGCGCGGAGACGAAGTGCTCCTGCTCCCGGTGCTCGCGAGCCGCGAGTTGCATCCTGCCGGTGTGTAGCCGCAGCACGGCAGCGGTCAGCTCGTGCTCGCGCCGCGACTCCAGGTCCTCGGCCGCGGCGGCGCTCCGGGCCGCGGACAGCGTCGGCGCGGGTGACTCGTGCACCCGGTTGACCACCAGGCCGGCGAGGGGCATGCGCTCCTCGGCCAGCCGTTCGACGAAGTAGGACGCCTCGCGCATCGCGTCACGCTCGGGCACGGCCACGACGACGAACGCGGTGCCGGGCGCCTGCAACAGCTTGTAGGTCATCTCGGCGCGCTGCCTGAACCCGCCGAAGACGGCGTCCAGCGCGGAGACGAACGTCTGCAGGTCCTTGAGCACCTGCGCGCCGAGCAGCTTGGTCATGGCGCCCGCCACCAGCCCGAACCCGGCGTTGAGCAGCCGGAAAGCGTTGCGCCCGCCCGCCTTGGCGGGGGCGGTCAGCAGGCGGATGAACTTGCCGTCGAGAAACCTGCCGAGCCGCTCGGGCGCGTCGAGGAAGTCGAGCGCCGAGCGCGACGGCGGGGTGTCGACCACGATCA is drawn from Nonomuraea muscovyensis and contains these coding sequences:
- a CDS encoding ArsA family ATPase codes for the protein MKKPARLDLDAIVDDPGTRIIVCCGAGGVGKTTTAAALGLRAAERGRCAVVLTVDPARRLAQSMGLTELDNTPRLVSSHESGGQLYAMMLDMKRTFDEIIEAHADPERARQILSNPFYQSLSSSFAGTQEYMAMEKLGQLRRSDEWDLIVVDTPPSRSALDFLDAPERLGRFLDGKFIRLLTAPAKAGGRNAFRLLNAGFGLVAGAMTKLLGAQVLKDLQTFVSALDAVFGGFRQRAEMTYKLLQAPGTAFVVVAVPERDAMREASYFVERLAEERMPLAGLVVNRVHESPAPTLSAARSAAAAEDLESRREHELTAAVLRLHTGRMQLAAREHREQEHFVSAHPTVPVVQVRAMSEDVHDLTGLRRIGELLAGT
- a CDS encoding WhiB family transcriptional regulator, with amino-acid sequence MWITDWTSRAACRGADPDALFVQGAAQNRAKLICRGCPVRTECLADALDNRIEFGVWGGMTERERRALLRRRPDVDSWRDLLESAKEEYERTNELIAG